Proteins from one Limanda limanda chromosome 4, fLimLim1.1, whole genome shotgun sequence genomic window:
- the LOC133000600 gene encoding activin receptor type-1B-like — MADFRVCLSVAVLQLLLFGSSQALWCNCTTAQCQRTSFQCETDGACMASTSFIEGVEQHIRLCITRDNLVPPGQPFYCLGAEGLLNIHCCYTDYCNSIDLKVPSVTTPSRPEGGYGPGGTWGLVELVAVIAGPLFLLCLLLLVGLFLYQYHQRAYNYRQRLEMEDPSCDHLYMAKDRTLQDLIYDLSTSGSGSGLPLFVQRTVARTIVLQEIIGKGRFGEVWRGRWRGGDVAVKIFSSREERSWFREAEIYQTIMLRHENILGFIAADNKDNGTWTQLWLVSDYHEHGSLFDYLNRYSVTTEGMIKLALSAASGLAHLHMEILGTQGKPGIAHRDLKSKNILVKKNCTCAIADLGLAVRHDSANDTIDIAPNQRVGTKRYMAPEVLDETINMRHFDSFKCADIYALGLVYWEIARRCNSGGIHEEYQLPYYDLVPSDPSIEEMRKVACDQKLRPNIPNWWQSYEALRVMGKIMRECWYANGAARLTALRVKKTLSQLSIQEDIKV, encoded by the exons ATGGCTGACTTCCGGGTGTGCTTGTCCGTCGCGgtgctccagctgctcctcttcgGCAGCTCGCAGG CTCTTTGGTGTAACTGCACCACTGCCCAGTGTCAGAGGACCAGCTTCCAGTGTGAGACCGATGGAGCCTGTATGGCTTCCACCTCCTTCATTGAAGGCGTAGAGCAGCACATACGTCTCTGCATCACTCGGGACAACCTGGTGCCCCCTGGACAGCCCTTCTACTGCCTCGGTGCGGAGGGCTTGCTCAACATCCACTGCTGCTACACTGACTACTGCAACAGCATCGACCTCAAAGTACCCTCAG TGACCACTCCTTCAAGACCAGAGGGCGGCTACGGCCCTGGTGGAACATGGGGGCTGGTGGAACTAGTCGCTGTGATCGCAGGGCCTCTGTTCctgctgtgtctgctgctgttggTGGGCTTGTTCCTGTATCAGTACCACCAGAGGGCCTACAACTACAGGCAGAGGCTGGAGATGGAGGACCCCTCCTGTGACCACCTGTACATGGCCAAAGACAGGACCCTGCAGGACCTCATTTACGATCTCTCCACGTCTGGTTCAGGCTCAG GTCTGCCTCTGTTCGTCCAACGGACCGTGGCCAGAACTATCGTCCTGCAGGAGATCATTGGAAAGGGGCGTTTTGGAGAGGTGTGGCGAGGacgctggagggggggggatgtggCAGTGAAGATCTTCTCATCCAGAGAGGAGCGCTCCTGGTTCCGTGAGGCTGAGATCTATCAGACCATCATGCTGCGTCATGAGAACATTCTGGGCTTTATAGCTGCTGACAATAAAG ACAATGGCACATGGACCCAGCTGTGGTTAGTGTCAGATTACCATGAGCACGGCTCTCTGTTCGACTACCTGAACCGCTACTCTGTCACTACTGAGGGAATGATCAAACTGGCACTCTCCGCTGCCAGCGGCCTCGCACATCTGCACATGGAGATACTTGGAACGCAAG GAAAGCCAGGCATCGCCCACAGAGACCTGAAGTCCAAGAACATCCTCGTGAAGAAGAACTGCACCTGTGCTATTGCTGACCTGGGACTGGCCGTCCGTCACGACTCTGCCAACGACACTATCGACATCGCCCCCAATCAAAGGGTGGGCACCAAGAG GTACATGGCTCCCGAGGTTCTGGATGAGACTATCAACATGAGACACTTTGACTCGTTCAAATGTGCCGACATCTACGCCTTGGGGCTGGTCTACTGGGAGATTGCCCGTCGCTGTAACAGTGGAG GGATCCATGAAGAGTACCAGCTGCCCTACTATGACCTGGTACCTTCTGATCCGTCCATAGAGGAGATGAGGAAAGTGGCGTGTGACCAAAAGCTACGACCCAACATCCCAAATTGGTGGCAGAGCTATGAG GCTTTGCGGGTCATGGGTAAGATCATGAGGGAGTGTTGGTATGCGAATGGAGCCGCCCGCCTGACAGCCCTGCGAGTGAAAAAGACGCTGTCCCAGCTCAGCATTCAAGAGGACATTAAAGTCTAA